The following proteins come from a genomic window of Larimichthys crocea isolate SSNF chromosome XV, L_crocea_2.0, whole genome shotgun sequence:
- the opn7d gene encoding opsin 7, group member d isoform X2, translating into MPTTFQMGNASDTSDVFASTISKEYDNLMGSLYSAFCILSLMGNCILLLVAYHKRSTLKPAEFFIINLSISDLGMTLSLFPLAIPSAFSHRWLFGEITCQLYAMCGVLFGLCSLTNLTALSLVCCLKVCFPNHGNKFSSTHARLLVVGVWCYASVFAVGPLAQWGHYSPEPYGTACCIDWHAPNHELSALSYIVCLFVFCYALPCTVIFLSYTFILLTVRGSRQAVQQHVSPQTKTTNAHSLIVKLSVAVCIGFLGAWSPYAVVAMWAAFGDATEVPPQAFALAAIFAKSSTIYNPMVYLLCKPNFRECLYRDTSMLRQRIYRGSPQSDPKECFGSGSQRNKDMSVSTRFSNGQQEGYGACLHCNENAAPCHVATPQRTACILTGSTYREVTVTRLSAKPQADLL; encoded by the exons aTGCCAACAACGTTTCAGATGGGAAATGCTTCAGACACATCCGACGTGTTTGCCTCCACCATCTCCAAGGAGTACGACAACCTCATGGGTTCGCTCTACAGCGCATTTT GTATACTGTCCCTCATGGGCAACTGCATCCTGCTACTTGTTGCATATCACAAGCGATCGACCTTGAAGCCAGCGGAGTTCTTCATCATTAATCTCTCCATCAGTGACCTTGGGATGACGCTCTCTTTATTCCCATTGGCAATACCGTCAGCTTTTTCACACAG GTGGCTGTTTGGAGAGATCACCTGTCAGCTCTATGCTATGTGTGGAGTACTGTTTGGTCTATGCAGCTTGACCAACCTCACAGCTCTCTCCTTAGTGTGCTGCCTTAAAGTCTGCTTCCCTAACCATG GTAACAAGTTCTCCTCGACCCATGCCCGCCTCCTGGTGGTTGGAGTGTGGTGTTATGCATCTGTGTTTGCTGTAGGGCCCCTGGCACAGTGGGGACATTACAGTCCTGAACCTTACGGCACAGCCTGCTGCATTGACTGGCATGCGCCCAACCACGAGCTTTCAGCTTTGTCTTACATCGTCTGTCTTTTCGTCTTTTGCTACGCGCTGCCCTGCACTGTCATCTTCCTCTCTTACACTTTCATTCTGCTGACGGTGCGGGGGTCACGTCAGGCTGTCCAGCAGCATGTGTCACCGCAGACCAAGACCACCAATGCACACTCTCTCATTGTCAAG CTGTCGGTGGCCGTATGTATCGGCTTCCTGGGTGCCTGGAGCCCGTATGCTGTTGTGGCCATGTGGGCTGCGTTCGGAGACGCCACGGAGGTTCCTCCTCAAGCATTCGCACTCGCCGCCATTTTCGCCAAGTCTTCCACCATCTACAACCCCATGGTCTACTTGCTGTGTAAGCCCAACTTTCGTGAGTGCCTCTACAGGGACACGTCTATGTTACGGCAGAGGATCTACAGGGGGAGTCCACAGTCAGATCCCAAAGAGTGCTTTGGATCCGGCTCGCAGCGCAACAAGGACATGAGCGTCTCCACGCGCTTCTCCAATGGGCAGCAGGAGGGCTACGGCGCGTGTCTGCACTGCAATGAGAATGCAGCACCGTGTCATGTGGCCACTCCCCAAAGGACTGCCTGCATCCTGACTGGATCCACCTACAGAGAGGTGACAGTTACCCGGCTCTCTGCCAAGCCACAGGCTGATTTACTCTAG
- the emilin3a gene encoding EMILIN-3, with product MHFAMAVSPFVFMTLFMSSVETKFYRPFQFNQYKAGLSPHHEQGKPTSRHKNHCAYVVEKTMSYTVQDGAAPYVKAEYNKCSWGQKCPTLLYRLMYKPLYKVAHKTVTELEWRCCPGFSGYGCMEGHPVYQHPMKMMPPFKGPPMKGPQFKGPQFKGPQYKGPMFKGPPVNIAVKANPWSQSKGLSTGGFNSYPMHHFGPPRSSSYPETSFETYPSEPEPMPEHQEPHHTEHDQEHEHEPEHGQGPEEHIPEEIPTPPPSGGEQPEGRPLDSETEERIFRMEEDVQRLNQGLETLRGTVNGLEDSLRASLREDANRMLSALLSAGPGPVPAPALASNPSTVGFVEIPGGDPDTGDLDGRHVFPGLTELNGRVEELRTELQAKTAELQELKSTVMGHDGALKKMSNRPEVVPDSTDNLEVKAIEKMMDAKLSEARTEILGGFEKRVETAEGRCEEKAGDVHRQCQREQGERQEQMEDSLKEKTTDLRTELRNLQAQMHELKTTESCCGRMSGLVERVQLLETSVAGLNQSQGHLRVELGGHKDHIEGILEGRLGYVEAKLNLTGQIKNVESGKSRAISDKTEIGQALEAKMEGKLRALEGRLLTALEELGNATAPALLEGHAVPTLETELESIRERLEVDVDRVQKQLSNLEILCSSSCSSPQKPPSPIQQDSAAPSTNEAKEQYVKEVMDMQDDRLNSLNVTLQNILRGLKDQQEQTEGNYPIEGELRILKFNVRSVNHTLRGLQDSLGTVVHQVGQTNSSWHEREARLAQQIKGVVQLVGHQASMLGSGERRLTRLKGELQEMKRRLAQEVQGCRSTAMGVKKEVTEVRGHVASVEDQCKGLNYLAEDLERIREELEGQSSGLLLQVNGTLSNHAQQLSELRGELRNCTSKAEPTQQSLKLEANLTRGDNFTLN from the exons ATGCATTTTGCAATGGCTGTGAGTCCTTTTGTATTCATGACTCTATTTATGTCATCGGTCGAAACCAAGTTCTACAGACCGTTCCAGTTTAACCAGTATAAAGCTGGGCTCAGTCCACACCATGAGCAAGGGAAACCCACCAGCAGACACAA GAACCACTGTGCCTATGTAGTTGAAAAGACAATGTCCTACACCGTCCAGGATGGAGCAGCCCCATATGTAAAAGCTGAGTACAACAAGTGTTCCTGGGGTCAGAAATGTCCAACTCTCCT GTATCGTCTGATGTACAAACCACTCTACAAGGTGGCACATAAAACTGTCACAGAGCTGGAGTGGCGTTGTTGTCCTGGGTTTTCTGGTTATGGCTGTATGGAGGGACATCCAGTTTACCAACACCCCATGAAAATGATGCCGCCTTTCAAAGGTCCACCAATGAAAGGCCCACAGTTTAAGGGGCCACAGTTTAAGGGCCCACAGTACAAAGGTCCCATGTTCAAGGGCCCTCCTGTTAACATTGCTGTGAAGGCCAACCCATGGAGTCAATCCAAAGGACTTTCCACCGGTGGTTTTAATTCTTACCCAATGCACCACTTTGGGCCTCCAAGATCCTCCTCCTACCCAGAGACTTCCTTCGAGACATATCCTTCTGAGCCAGAGCCAATGCCAGAGCACCAGGAACCACATCACACAGAGCATGACCAAGAACATGAGCATGAACCTGAGCATGGCCAAGGACCTGAGGAACATATCCCAGAGGAAATCCCTACACCGCCTCCCTCTGGTGGTGAACAGCCTGAGG gCCGGCCActagacagtgagacagaggaACGAATATTTAGAATGGAGGAGGATGTACAACGTCTAAATCAGGGTCTGGAGACCCTGAGGGGAACTGTGAATGGACTGGAGGATAGTCTACGAGCCTCACTGAGAGAAGATGCCAATAGGATGCTGTCAGCTTTGCTCTCCGCTGGCCCTGGCCCTGTTCCTGCACCAGCTTTAGCCTCTAATCCGTCCACCGTAGGGTTTGTAGAGATTCCTGGGGGAGATCCTGACACAGGGGATCTAGATGGCAGACATGTGTTTCCAGGTCTTACAGAACTGAATGGAAGGGTAGAGGAGCTCAGGACAGAGCTGCAAGCCAAGACAGCAGAGCTGCAGGAACTTAAATCAACAGTGATGGGACACGATGGAGCACTGAAGAAGATGTCGAATAGACCGGAAGTGGTACCAGACTCCACTGATAATCTTGAGGTGAAAGCGATTGAGAAGATGATGGATGCCAAGCTGAGTGAAGCCAGGACCGAAATCCTTGGTGGATTTGAGAAACGTGTGGAGACTGCGGAGGGTCGATGCGAGGAGAAAGCCGGGGATGTTCATCGTCAGTGCCAGAGGGAACAAGGTGAGCGGCAGGAGCAGATGGAAGACAGTCTCAAGGAAAAAACCACGGACTTGAGAACAGAGCTGCGAAACCTCCAGGCACAGATGCACGAGTTAAAGACTACAGAAAGCTGCTGTGGTAGAATGAGTGGACTAGTGGAAAGGGTGCAACTGCTGGAGACATCAGTCGCAGGCCTCAACCAGTCCCAGGGGCACCTGAGAGTGGAGCTGGGTGGACACAAGGACCACATTGAGGGAATACTGGAGGGGCGTCTGGGGTATGTAGAGGCCAAGCTTAACCTGACTGGGCAGATTAAAAATGTTGAGTCTGGAAAGAGTCGTGCtatttcagacaaaactgagaTAGGACAGGCACTGGAGGCCAAAATGGAGGGTAAGTTGAGGGCCCTGGAAGGCCGATTACTGACTGCTTTGGAGGAGCTGGGTAATGCCACCGCCCCCGCATTGCTGGAGGGTCATGCTGTTCCCACTCTAGAGACAGAGCTGGAGTCCATCCGAGAGAGACTGGAGGTGGATGTGGACAGAGTGCAGAAACAGCTGAGCAACCTTGAgatcctctgctcctcctcctgttcctcgCCCCAAAAACCACCATCTCCCATCCAGCAAGACTCTGCTGCACCAAGCACTAACGAGGCAAAGGAGCAGTATGTGAAGGAGGTAATGGACATGCAAGATGACCGTTTGAATAGCCTCAATGTCACACTGCAGAACATCCTGAGGGGTCTCAAAGACCAGCAGGAACAAACAGAGGGAAATTATCCCATCGAAGGGGAGCTCAGAATACTCAAGTTCAATGTCCGCTCAGTCAACCACACCCTGAGAGGTCTCCAGGATTCCCTGGGGACAGTCGTCCACCAGGTGGGTCAAACCAACAGCTCCTGGCATGAGAGAGAGGCTCGTCTGGCCCAGCAGATAAAAGGTGTGGTTCAGCTAGTCGGACATCAGGCTTCCATGCTTGGGTCAGGCGAGCGCAGACTGACCCGACTTAAGGGTGAGCTGCAGGAAATGAAGAGACGGCTAGCCCAGGAGGTCCAGGGCTGCCGGAGCACAGCTATGGGGGTCAAGAAAGAGGTAACTGAGGTTAGAGGTCATGTTGCCAGTGTGGAGGACCAGTGTAAGGGCCTGAATTACTTGGCAGAAGATCTGGAGAGAATCAGGGAGGAGTTGGAGGGACAATCAAGTGGGCTTCTCTTGCAAGTCAATGGGACTCTCTCTAACCATGCTCAGCAGCTGTCTGAGCTGAGAGGCGAACTCAGAAACTGCACCTCCAAGGCAGAGCCAACACAACAGAGTTTAAAGCTGGAGGCAAACCTGACACGAGGGGACAACTTTACTTTGAATTAG
- the opn7d gene encoding opsin 7, group member d isoform X1 — protein MPTTFQMGNASDTSDVFASTISKEYDNLMGSLYSAFCEWTQRANLCFIPAGAQSAAQLTLFLLLLLLLCTGILSLMGNCILLLVAYHKRSTLKPAEFFIINLSISDLGMTLSLFPLAIPSAFSHRWLFGEITCQLYAMCGVLFGLCSLTNLTALSLVCCLKVCFPNHGNKFSSTHARLLVVGVWCYASVFAVGPLAQWGHYSPEPYGTACCIDWHAPNHELSALSYIVCLFVFCYALPCTVIFLSYTFILLTVRGSRQAVQQHVSPQTKTTNAHSLIVKLSVAVCIGFLGAWSPYAVVAMWAAFGDATEVPPQAFALAAIFAKSSTIYNPMVYLLCKPNFRECLYRDTSMLRQRIYRGSPQSDPKECFGSGSQRNKDMSVSTRFSNGQQEGYGACLHCNENAAPCHVATPQRTACILTGSTYREVTVTRLSAKPQADLL, from the exons aTGCCAACAACGTTTCAGATGGGAAATGCTTCAGACACATCCGACGTGTTTGCCTCCACCATCTCCAAGGAGTACGACAACCTCATGGGTTCGCTCTACAGCGCATTTTGTGAGTGGACACAACGAGCAAATCTCTGCTTCATCCCCGCAGGTGCACAATCTGCAGCTCAGctcactctctttcttcttcttcttcttcttctttgtacaGGTATACTGTCCCTCATGGGCAACTGCATCCTGCTACTTGTTGCATATCACAAGCGATCGACCTTGAAGCCAGCGGAGTTCTTCATCATTAATCTCTCCATCAGTGACCTTGGGATGACGCTCTCTTTATTCCCATTGGCAATACCGTCAGCTTTTTCACACAG GTGGCTGTTTGGAGAGATCACCTGTCAGCTCTATGCTATGTGTGGAGTACTGTTTGGTCTATGCAGCTTGACCAACCTCACAGCTCTCTCCTTAGTGTGCTGCCTTAAAGTCTGCTTCCCTAACCATG GTAACAAGTTCTCCTCGACCCATGCCCGCCTCCTGGTGGTTGGAGTGTGGTGTTATGCATCTGTGTTTGCTGTAGGGCCCCTGGCACAGTGGGGACATTACAGTCCTGAACCTTACGGCACAGCCTGCTGCATTGACTGGCATGCGCCCAACCACGAGCTTTCAGCTTTGTCTTACATCGTCTGTCTTTTCGTCTTTTGCTACGCGCTGCCCTGCACTGTCATCTTCCTCTCTTACACTTTCATTCTGCTGACGGTGCGGGGGTCACGTCAGGCTGTCCAGCAGCATGTGTCACCGCAGACCAAGACCACCAATGCACACTCTCTCATTGTCAAG CTGTCGGTGGCCGTATGTATCGGCTTCCTGGGTGCCTGGAGCCCGTATGCTGTTGTGGCCATGTGGGCTGCGTTCGGAGACGCCACGGAGGTTCCTCCTCAAGCATTCGCACTCGCCGCCATTTTCGCCAAGTCTTCCACCATCTACAACCCCATGGTCTACTTGCTGTGTAAGCCCAACTTTCGTGAGTGCCTCTACAGGGACACGTCTATGTTACGGCAGAGGATCTACAGGGGGAGTCCACAGTCAGATCCCAAAGAGTGCTTTGGATCCGGCTCGCAGCGCAACAAGGACATGAGCGTCTCCACGCGCTTCTCCAATGGGCAGCAGGAGGGCTACGGCGCGTGTCTGCACTGCAATGAGAATGCAGCACCGTGTCATGTGGCCACTCCCCAAAGGACTGCCTGCATCCTGACTGGATCCACCTACAGAGAGGTGACAGTTACCCGGCTCTCTGCCAAGCCACAGGCTGATTTACTCTAG